CATGCCTCCTGTAAACTAATGAATTACAGGCAAAGTAAGATACAATCCAATCATAAACACTGATGTAACCTCTAAACAAGGCCTCTGTCTGGTCCTCCAAATGGCAGATGTTACCAAgatgaaaacaaaaaagaaaacttCCACACAATGTTCATCTCATGATCATCAAAACCAAGAACAAAATCCCTCTACACCCCTACATACAATCTAGATCCTTCATTTCTATACATTTCAaagaaataaactgttaacaagTCTTTATGcaatttttttagtttttttctacATGCAACACCATTCAAATGTTCCTAACTAATCTCTGGTGCCTGGACGCTGTGGTATCTGGCACCTTCACATCTCGCTAACTAAGCCTAGACTATATGCACAATCTACCAACATACCAAAGTACTCCAAAATCAATTTCAAAATACTTTCTAGGACACCAATGACAAAAGATGCTCTGACTTGCGTGAAAACATGATTCCCTGTCGAAGTATACATATAAAGCACTTGTGTCACATACTATGTGCTCTTCCCTTTGCTCCAATATACAAACTCATATAGAGAAACTGAGTATGTGGGGTAGTATTGTTCCATCAGGGACAATGACGATAAGCATGATACACTTTTAATCGTAAGGTTATGATCATTTGTTACTTATAGTTGCATTTAAAAGGCCATCATACTGGCACACTAGACTAGCGTGTGCAGCAACATAGAAACCAGCATATTCTAATAGTACCTTTATTACTTGAAACAGACATGGCTACACACTGCTTGTTTACCTACTTGCAAAGTCGACCAAGTTGCTTAAAACTATTTAGATCAACGTTAGGCCTAAAACTTAGTTAGCCTAAGTAGTAACTTACTGGTAAACACCTTCAACCtactattttttatttttttattattaggcCACTTTTAAAATATGTCACAATGAATTTTGAATAGTTGGAAGAACTTCAAAATGAATCATGAATTAAGAAAATTACAATCCCAAATGTAACATTTCTTCACTGCAGCATTTTCAGATGTCTAATGTCATGTGTAGTGAATTTTATACAGAAAGCAAACTATCAATAATCCTCACCGACACAACCTGCCATTCTTCCATCGTCCTTTGCAGTTACTGGGAAGAACTACCCATCTCCAGTACAGTCCTATTTGATGGAAGAATTTACCTTAAATCTGTATAGCCTAGCATTAACCCTTAGCCCTCTAACAGATTCATACATGGGTTCTATGCATTTGTGAAGGGTAGGctatacacacatactggaCACTGAAACAGTCATTGCTGGACACAAAGAGCCAATGGAACCAATCATCGCAAAAGTATGGATGTCTGTAAACCTTGTTAAATCTCTTAATTGAACCCAAAAGTGCAAGTTGCTACCATTATCCTATCTCACGTCCTCAGTAGTGCTTCTCCTGCAGGTAATCTTTCATTTTGTTGGGTAAAGGCAGTTTCTGAATTAGGTCTATCCGGGTGTACTGTCTAATCACAAACCGACACAGATACTGCAATGAGCGCACTTGCATAAACCTCGACACAGGATTGGTCAGTCTGACAGGGTAGGTGGCCGATCCTGGTAAGCGGGATCTGGAGTAGCAGAACGCTCCGCTCTCCGAGTCCTTGATAGAGTGTTCTATCAGGTCCACAATGGACGTGTGGCCCTCAACATCCGGCTGCTCGTAGAAGCTGAACCGGCCGTTCGAGTGTTCTATCCGTGTGTGGAGAGTCTTAACCTGGGACCGGAAGCTTAGGCTGAGGAGATAGCGGTCATCCGAGCTGTCCCTTACCAGAAAAGAGCCATCGGGCAAGTTGATCAGCTTTTCCTCCGCTTCCCAGCGAGTTATGGGGCCCCAGTACCAGCCCTGTCTGGCCAGCTTCTTCAGCTCCTCAGTCAGGCTCGTCACCACCATGGGGCCGCTGCTTTGCACCGAGTCGTACACCCGGCTGACCCCAGGGGCGGAGTTAGGGTCGAAGTTCAGATGGCGTCTCATcctctctgccacctgactgTCAGCCGAGCCAAACCCAGAGAAAGTCCTTGGAATTTCGTTGCTAGGCAGCGGAGgtaagagaggggacagagggggcgggggctcCACCCTGGAGTTTCGAAGCGTCACTTCAGCGGAGCCTAGGAGCAGCCCGTTCACTGACTGCTCCATGAAAATGTCTGGGGGCAGGTTCACCAGGTCGTGGTCTACCTGAACCTGGTCTGTGTGCAGCGAGTCACTGTCTGCCTCTGCCACCACCTCCATGGGAGAGGAGCTATCCAGGCAGAAGGAGTGGGACCCCTCAGGGTACATTCCCTCATCTAAAGGCATTGTATACTGGATGTAGTCCTGGGGTGTGAGGCCTAGGACCACAGGCACGTGTTCGTCAATATTCAGGTGCATGTCTCCGTTCTGCGGCTGCTGCATGGTTTTCAGGGATTCTGCCTGGTCCTGGAAAATCCCCTCCATTTGGAAGTCGTGAAATTCCTTCCTGACCCCATTGAGGTTGGGACTAGGGCTTGGAGAGTGCACCATGGCTTTAACCTTTACCTCCATCTTGATGCAGGCTTCATCCGAATTTACCGGCCTAAGAGGCCATGGCGAAGGGCTGTAATGATGGCTACGGAGAGACGCAGACCTCAGGGGCCGCTGGGCTTTGACCTCATTGAAGCTGATGGGAaccgaggaggaggaaaaggtaTCGTCGTCGTCTGCTGAGCCCATGGCCGACGAGCCGCCCTTGACCTTGGCCTTCTGCTTAGCCGACAGCCTCCTCTTCAGAGAGCCCATCAGGCTCTCGCTCTTAGAGCGGCCCTTGGGACCCGTCTTGTCCTCGTCAACACCTAGGTCGCAGCCCGAGAGGTCTTTGGTATAGCAGCCCCCAAACAAAGAGTCCTCTTTCGAGAAATCAGGGGCCAGCGAAGGCTGCTGTAGCATGACAAAGTCACCCTCCTCTTTGCCCTTGTTGATGTTGAGGGACTTGCGGATGGTCTTAAGGCTGATTTTCTTCATTCTGAATGGTCCGCCGAGGTAGGGGCATGGGATGTGATGACACTCCTGGTCTCCTGATGAAGGTGCTATCCACAATGTCCTCCCATCAGGCTCCACACAGCTGGTCATGCATACACGTTTGCTGGCATCCCCTGTGAGGAGACAACAGCATAAAACAGACCActgttaaatgtaatgtcaatgCTTATAGTAACCATCACAATTTATCATAATTTTGTGTTTGTTAATAGTGTTTTATCAATATTACAACTGTAGTAATCATGTTTAGATACTGCAGTAGTAAATTTGCCAGCTGACTATGAAATGATACCTTTTCAGTATAACCCAGTTAAAGCTACAAATTAActgttgttgctagcttgcttcTATTTTTTACAGCTGTCAACCATCTAGCAGAGCTTTTTCTGAACCATCGTGAACGGAGCTATCATTATCAATTATACATATTTTAACATGCAATACATATGACCGTTACCAATTATACATTTAACAATTACTTCTCGCCAGTTAAAATGTGCCAGACATAATGCTAGtaagtagctaactagctaactgcATGCCTTGCTACTACTCTACTGTTTGATCAAGCAAGCTAATATTAGGCCTTGCTTCTGGGTAAACGACAAATGCAAAAGCAGCTAACTTTTTAGGCTACTCATGATGAGGTCAACTTGATATATGGACACGTAACGCAGTGTTAAGCTTTGTGGGCCTGTTGAGCTTTTGACGATGATTAAAAACTAGCTAGCAAGACAACGGCGTAGCAAATCACTAGACTAGCTGTCAGGCTAAACGAACAATGCTACTACTGGCAATGCTAGTATCTGACTAGAGGTACTGATTTGCTACTTGCCACAAAGCTAGCTAGGTATAAGCAAACTATCCAGCTAGCTGTGTCGAGATGGCTAGCTAGACATCAACCCCGTGTTTGgaaagctagctaggctagctacttACTCTTAGTTGAACATCTGCATGTCTGGTTTTCCGAAAATTGATTTGAATTTTCCAATAAAACAAGACGACAACAACCAGGACTGActgattagctagctagcatctaGCTTTATAGCTAGCAAGCTTAGCctatttgctagctagctagctttagctgTCAAAAACATCTCTTGGAGGATCACTTTGCTGTGTTTTATTCTGGAGATTAAAAGTAGCCAACCATTCAAAGAGTGTTCTGATGTCTGGTCTACATGTTAGCTTCTTCTCGTTTCCTTTAGTGACAGAAGCAAGACTGTTCTTTCTTGTAATATAGCTACTTCCAGTCGAAACCCTTCCTTTCTTTGTTGCCTGTTGAATTGTGGGAGAACAGGCTTCTGAGAACACAGCGAATCACACGCTGAGGTCGTATCGCACCCCCCAAAAATAGTTGTGAATACCTAACACTGACAATGATTTACTTactgaaatacatttttattgagCAAATAATATAATTTTACGTATCTGTGTCTATTAACACAGTCAGTATTTGATCAATTtgtctcgcacgcacacacgcacggagAGAGATACATTCTGTTAAACTGTATTTGATCACATGATGCATCCAGAATTCAGGCAAGGAATCAGGATTGATGGACATTTTTGATTAATGCAATATTTTACAGTGAAAATGCATATGAGACAATCTCAGACAATGTACTCTGCCACTTTTAAAAGTGTCATTAATATTAAAAAAGCCGGTTAGGCTCAGAAATGGAAATGCATGTAAATAAAATATTAATTCTGTTTAGTACAGAAGGATGGGGAAAATACATTTAGCAGGCAAATGTTATTTTTGGACTGCACAAAATCAAACAGACAACACTGTTTTTTTTAGCACAAACATGCCcctgcaatcctcacacaataGCAACACTTCTGTAGACAGCAAAGACCCTGCTTGTTGCACCATTGCACAAGGAGTTTCAGAACATAAAATGTATATATGTACACATGTTGAAGGCTGTTTTCCCCTGGTTCTGTTTCACCCAGGACTGAACTGTTTAAAGTACCTTGACCTGGACCCGGATCCTTCATTGCAAAGCATGGTTCTTTCTCACAGAAAGGTTGACACATTATACAAAGAGAtaattatgctagctaactatttagaaaaatatattttttggtaTACAGTTCTATAAACTAAATATTTTAATTACATCATAAAATGTGACGAGGGCTGATATTTATTGACTTAATGTTCGCATTTAAATATACTACATACATAGCAGATCTGTACATGAAGCAGATCTGCAGTATACAGTAAGGATATCAATGCAATGAACATTTTTAATTTGTAATGTCTTAGAGCTATCCTGATTCAAGAACCAAAATCATGATTCCATTCATCTTACAAACCACTCATATGATTTTCCTGAAGGACTGAAAggcaaaacaataaaaaaaaaagtcagatCTGTATTCCAAATACATATCATCCTGGATGTCCAAATGTGTTTTCCAGTAACTTTGTATACCAGAAATTAGCAAAGAACGTGAACTCTGAAATGAGCCATTGGTGGCCTAATTAGTGTcagtattgttttaaagtgtgtaattgtgtttactgCTGCCAGGCTAATTTGGGCCATACACTGTACATTATATTGTTTTTTCCACACTGTTAAACTGTCAAGTGTATAGCAACCATGGAAAGCCTGCTTAGGGCTGCAATGTGACAAGCAATGCAAAATCTCTAATTACCAGTCCCTATTAGGGTTGATCAGGCTGCCTTCACTTGATGTGtgggcagagaggaaggagggggagcaaCAAGAAGTTCTTAGAAAGTACCAAAGACACTGGCAAGCAAGGGTGCAATGTTTTTGCTTACCAAATTGGACCTGACAAACAAACTTTAGTGCAAGGGATATTTGCTCTCTGTTAGTTGGAGTAAAAATTATATCTGAGAAAGGTTGAGGTAattattattacattatatACAACATCAACATTGTTATATGTCATTGCGATTACAgagcaaagaaaaaaagagtatTGGTGTTGGCATATATATGAATAACTATATCAATGGTTAACATGTTAAATGTTTTGAAAGATACTGTTCAGTTCCAGTTCTTCTGTCAACAAGAGAATGACAAAATCTAAATTTCAGAATTTCAATTCGGAAACTTTCAAGTCAAGATGGGACCAGGCAACCAGTGAACCTATATTTTAATGAGATACTCACACACGTGGGATGaattattttatttgtctttatAATTTCATGTGAAAGCAATATCTGCCATAAATTATTTGTTCAACATGTCCACAGCATCCTTCAGCTTGACTCAGTCCTTCAACTTGACTGCTCTGCCGAGGGGGTTTGTCAAGGGTCCCAAGGTGCCCACCCTCATATCTTCAACACTGGCAGTGGAGCGTAACACGGTGCGCAGCAGGCATGTCAAGCAGTGACAGAGCCGGTGGGACCACTTGTGTTTTTGTCCGAGCAATGAATGTACAATAACAGGGAGAGGTTTTCCTCTCAACGTAGAGGGGACATTTATAGAATGGATGATGTTTACCTCTTTTACTTCACGGTCTGACACTCCCCTTTTTCTGTTTAAAGGAGCAGGTTTGGCCATGTTTAAGATTCAGAGGGCAGTCCAGTCCTTTAAGTCACCCTGCAATCCGCAGGAAAGAGATTGTAAGAGGTCTTGGAGGATTGTGCATTAATTACACTTACAACAGCTGTATCCTCGCAGAATTTAATGAGTCAGCTATAGTGGAACCTGAGCTGAATGTTAATGTATTTTCAGTGAATAAAGGCAGTTAAATATTTCACATTTTTCCACAAGCTTGTACTAAACAGTAGCACAGTGCTTGACTCAGGTTCAATATCACCCAGACATGACTGCATGTTCTTATTATGAATTCAAGCACTAACTTatcaaaaaatattcaaaatcAGTACATTTTCAGTACATATATGACCAATTTTTCAGTTACCACTACACTGGGCATGTGACACTGTTACACTGTTAGGAACAATTGGAATCCTAACGGGTACAGAGCTGATGTACTAAGAACAAATGTGCCTCTATCTATTTTGcccacatgtatttatttacttaataaatgtatttgtggTGGTAAAACAGCCCCAGGTAGGAAAAGCCACGGAGCTACCAGGATATCAACACAAGTATGCTATACCTTGGGGGCCATAACACTGTAGTCATTTCAATGTAAGACATTAAATGGTACTTGTCACCTAGCAACATACCTACACTGTATCTGGCTGAATTCCTTTCACATACCGTGGGTGAATATTTACCATTTCTCCACACTGATCCTACGTATGTGATAACATTTCAAATCTGAAGCATGATGCTTCTAGACCACATTAGGGTCAGAATCTGGCTTCAAAGGTTCCAAACATGGATTTCTTTCTTCTACTTTTGAAATGTTGCCTTAGGTTAAAAAGCAGATCCAGAGAAGAACATCCACCTGCCCTTTTAGAAACGTAACTGGTTTGCAGTCATGTATAAATATTCAGAAATGTGTTCATAGGGAATGAATCTGAAAACACTGTGAATTACAAAAAAACACGATTACAATTTAGTTGGACTGGAGGCTTTTCACAATGGCCCTCTTCTCATGTATCTGAATAGAAGTCTTGTTTCTGACAAGAATAACACAGCTAAAAGCAGACTGGTGGCAAAAAAAGAGAGACTGCGCGCTTTGAAACATTTGAACCTACTCAATAGTCATGGgttactctctcacacagtaTTTTTCAGACAGATGAAGGGCTCTGGTCACTGGAGCTGTCCCTCAGAAGAGGTATCATGTTCTTTGAAATCTGTCAGAGAAGAGGTTGTCTTGTATTCTCATTGGGGATCAGTTGAATGTCAACATATTTCTTTGTGAAGTAAAAGTCTCAGAGCCCTGCTTTAAGAGATGTCTGATGTCGCATCAGTTTGAGGTGGATGGAAACACAGCTAAGAGCCTTAAAATGTGCCATTTCAAGCCACATGAGAGTTGAATAGTTTGTATAACTTGAAGAgtaaacaacagcagcagcagaggagtAAAGGGTTGATTAAAAAAAACCTGAATAACTTTTTAACGTCAAAGGAAGGAGGGTAATGTAATTGCCCATTGAAGTAGACTACACATTCCCCAAACAGCAGCATCAAACCAGAAGAAAAAGTGCACGTTCAAAAGCACTTAATTCCCAACAGGGTTCTCAAGTACTGCGTGATTATATAATTATCGCGTCAAAGTATAATTTGTTATGGTTATATAATTATCACCTCTACAGACTGATCATATTTCTGCATCACCTGTCAAGTGTGAGAATTCAAGCAATTTAATTATTACAGTCAGATCACTTCTGAAATTAGGCCTTTAATTTTGGGGAGAAGCAACGTTGAGCTGCTTTGATACTTTAGAACACTGGAGATTAATTGAATGGCATGATAATTTGGAAGGTCTCAACGTTTCACTCACAATGTGTCAGAAATGAAAAGCCTTTTAGATGTTCAAATGCTTCTACAAACATTGAGAATCTGATGGGAGAGGCCTATAATCATATTACGGTCGTGTTTATTGACAGTAGCCTATGTGGAGTGGCATTTAACTGGTGTATCCTGCAGGGAAAAGGCAAAATAGATAATAAAGGCAGGATGGTGGGCATGTTTTCTGCCCTATTGATACACAATATATATAAAGATAGAGAGACTTGAACGTTTAATGCGACCCCGCAAATGTGTTTCTTGAATACACCCCAAGCTGCACTACGACTACCAGGAAGCAACAAGAACTGACACTGGCGCGTTCATTGAAAATTAACCCCGGGCAATCAACGTTGTCAACAACAGAAAAAACGGACGAACTGCTTAGGCTACTGAAAATATAGTTATCAATCCTTCGTTGGGTTATAATCATACACCGGCCATGGAGATACGATCTCTCATTAGGAAAATTGGTAAGAACGACGCAGTTTGACAAATTAACTAGCCCAATAGCTACTGTAGCAAGCTTCTAGCTTAAGTtgaaaagtttgaaaacaactaGCTAACCGCAAAACAATGTGCCAACATGTAGCAGAGCTACTGTACTAAACcatatattaatatatttacTATATAAGAGTAGAAGAACCAGACTATCTAAGAGTACTAAGAGTTGGTTACAGATATGGTGCTGATTAACTTTAGGATAGCTGTTCAGACTTTACAATAGAAGGCACTTGTCAATCATGTCTGCCCCTCAAAACAGGTCATTCTTTGTTGGAGATCAGAGTTCGTGCTCTGAAGAGCATCATATGTAAACTGGACCATTTCCTATTGTCCATTTCTGATGTGGTCCAAGAGAGAATGCTATTCGTCCTTCTCCTGGAATGGTTTAACTTTCCTGAGGTGCCAATGCAAGAGGAGGTCCTTCAACTGCTGAAAACACTATCTAAGGTAGAAGCCTGGTATACATTGTAACCAACCTACTGTACTGACAGGCAGTTTTTCAGGTCTATACACTATTTTGAATACCTTGCCAAATAAAGTAAGCTAAACACAACATATATAATGAATGTCAACTGGACACTTAATGCAGTAATCATCTACACTATATGACAGACATAGGCCATGTCTGTGCGACACACTGAAGAAGACACCACGATGCTTAAATTCTTGTCCAAATGCCTCAATTTTTAAGTTCACTAGCTAGCTAGACGCTTACATTTTTGTCCCCAAAGCATGAGACAGGAGCCCAGATGCTGAGAGATGTTGGGGCAGTGGAGTTTTTCACACAACTCTCCCCCAACGTGGAGCCCGAGTTAAGGAATGTTGTTGATGGCATCGTCGACCAGCTGTTTCATCTGCCTGATCTGTTCACTGCGGGTCCGACTGTCTACTCCCAAGAACAGGCTGTGATGACCTCTACATGTGAGGGGCAATGAATCTTTGTTGGTGATTTGTAGATGAATCTATAAGGATTTCATTATTTTTCTATGTATGCCACACATCTTTGATGGcaaataatacacacacacacacacacacacacacacacacacacacactgctaaatATTTATTGACTATGCTAGGCCAGGGCTACTTACTTGTTTGGGGCTAATTCATGGGAGTGTTCTCTAGTTGGAGTACAGTTTCATTACGTCCAATTTAAATGTTGTTGCAGTCCCCCCGGAGCAGAGTGCTCCAACAGTTGGTTACTTCCAGAGCGGCAAGCCAAACCAGGCAGACATTCCACCACAGAGAAAAGCAGGTATGGAACCACCTGCTCTGCTTTTGGCCCCATCCACATCAGTATCACATAGGAAAGAGCAGTCATCATGTATGGATGGTAATCAACAtgctgtgaaacacaattggtgTTGATCTATTTGTGTATATCTACTTTTACAGTGAGTAACACTGTGAGATGCTTAAAGTTTTCTACATTCCCTTGGCTGACTTTGACCACTACAGACCGACACATACTGTCATCCAATGAGAGGTGAGTGTTTAACGATCCGTAGTTTGCAGATATGAACATAATACAAGTACATGTTTTGCTACAAGACGAGGCCACGTACCCAAAGCGGTTCATAATAGCTCAGACGCAAACAAcctgtgtgttttctttctgCTGTTTCACAGCTCTTTGAGGAGTAACAACCACAACCTGGTCCGTACCACATGCGAGCTCCTGCGTGATGTCATCATGCAGGACTTCCCAGCTGAGATCTTCCTCCAGAGACCCAGCATAGTCCAGGTAACACCACTTGATTATCCCTTTCTGCATTTTCACACACCTTGATCCAAGATTTTTGATGCAACAGTCGTTATTGGCCTTCCTTCTGCCGCTAGACCTGCGTAGATCAAAGGACTCTGATTTAGAGGCATGACGTTACTGGCAGAAGGCAGGGAAATTCATCTTGCATTGTACAAATGGCAAGTTGAAATGGTGAAACTCCAAGTGCTCTTTTTTTGTGCCGATTATCCAGGTTCTATAAGaatttttttcttccctccagTATCATGTGGTTGAGCACCTTGTGTTGTTGAAAATGATATATGATTTATCTGGAAATGTTGTATGTTGATATATGATTTATCTGGAAATAGTGTTGTTGTTCTGTAGCCTACATGATTCTGTGTTTGCCACTGTCTCTCCTCAGAACCTTCTGTCCCTCTTAAGGCTGGgtccaggtgagggggaggcaggCTACTTACGCCTGCAGGCCGTGTCCTGCCTGCGACAGCTCAGTGTGGCTCTTAGAACCAGACTGCGCTTCCATCGAGACCCCAGCTTCTACTCGGCAAAGCAAGGTTTTAAAATGTTACCTTTTTTTAAACCAGCAGATCCCAAACAAACGTGAGATAATAGATAGAAAAGCAAAGCTATGACCCTGACAGGAACTGAGTTTCTTAACTCATATGTCTaagtatagagagagaaaaaaatgaaaaaagctGATGATTCACATGGTAGTCTTATTGCTCCTAATGCATTAATTATGATTCATTTGCATAGGTATCAGGCTGTTGGAACACCAATTATCTCTCAACACCTCTATTTATAGATCTATTCACTGTTAAATAGTCCAGGGACTTGAATGGCCACAACTGACTACAGTATCAGGGAACATCTCACTTCGACAACACAAAATCTAGATGATACCCATTATGTGCTGCCCACTCTAAAATAGCACGTCTCCCACCTACATCTTCATAGGCGTATTGTATCAATTCCCAAGTGGGATGGTGATAACCAGTTTTAGACTCTCCTAGACCCAGTGTCCCAGAACTCGTCCATGTCCTACTCCCAGATGGTGataagtcgctgtggataagagcgtctataaaaaaaaaacatgataacCAGTTTAAGTCTATCCTAGACCAGTGTCCCAGATCTCGTCCATGTCCTACCCCCAGATGGTGATAACCAGTTTGAGTCTCTCCTAGATCCAGTGTCCCAGAACTCGTCCATGAGCTACTCCCAGGACGTCCGTGGGACCCAGGTCCAGCGCTCCTTGGCCTCCTCTCCTGGGGCGGAGTGCTCACCCAGGCCCTCGGTCGTGGGCCGCACAGGCCAGAGGGCCAGCGGGGACGGCCAGGACGGCGACGCCGCCTCCAGCAGGTTTGTCTCCTTCTCCGGGCTTGTTTTTCCTCTACAGCCCTCTTTGTTTCTGTCGGACCCACTTGTTTCGTggtttttctttcattcttcgTTTGCGGCTCTCCACAGCGGCAGCTCtcgtggagctggaggaggctccCAGGCCTTGAGGCTGAGCCCCCAGTCTCCTGCGGAAGCTGCCCAGCTGGAGCTGCCTGACCTGGGGGCGGAGGACGTGTtggagctgcagctgcagcagctcaGCTTGCCCCAGTTCGCAGTCACCACCATGGAGCACGCCATACCCCTGCTCAGGACAGGTGTGCGTTTGCGATCGTGCGTCGATCAAGTAGTGTGAAAttgtttctttttccttttcggTTGACACGTCAATCATATAATTTTTTGGTATCTACTCTGCTGTCTTACcagtcttctctttttttttttttatagagagtgagtgtgaaagTGTCCCAATATGTGTGCCTGTAATTCCTAACAAATTGAaggtgttgctggtgtgttttTTAAATTTAGGAGTGTACCTTTCATtattctcactctttctcaccTTATttgttctccctttctccctttctccccatcatcctctctc
Above is a genomic segment from Osmerus mordax isolate fOsmMor3 chromosome 15, fOsmMor3.pri, whole genome shotgun sequence containing:
- the LOC136957891 gene encoding suppressor of cytokine signaling 6; the protein is MTSCVEPDGRTLWIAPSSGDQECHHIPCPYLGGPFRMKKISLKTIRKSLNINKGKEEGDFVMLQQPSLAPDFSKEDSLFGGCYTKDLSGCDLGVDEDKTGPKGRSKSESLMGSLKRRLSAKQKAKVKGGSSAMGSADDDDTFSSSSVPISFNEVKAQRPLRSASLRSHHYSPSPWPLRPVNSDEACIKMEVKVKAMVHSPSPSPNLNGVRKEFHDFQMEGIFQDQAESLKTMQQPQNGDMHLNIDEHVPVVLGLTPQDYIQYTMPLDEGMYPEGSHSFCLDSSSPMEVVAEADSDSLHTDQVQVDHDLVNLPPDIFMEQSVNGLLLGSAEVTLRNSRVEPPPPLSPLLPPLPSNEIPRTFSGFGSADSQVAERMRRHLNFDPNSAPGVSRVYDSVQSSGPMVVTSLTEELKKLARQGWYWGPITRWEAEEKLINLPDGSFLVRDSSDDRYLLSLSFRSQVKTLHTRIEHSNGRFSFYEQPDVEGHTSIVDLIEHSIKDSESGAFCYSRSRLPGSATYPVRLTNPVSRFMQVRSLQYLCRFVIRQYTRIDLIQKLPLPNKMKDYLQEKHY